The DNA window GTGCGTGCTGCCGCACCCGCCGAGGTCTTCCACGCCGAAGCAGTGAGCCCGACGCTCCGACGCTGCGGGAGGATGACGCCGTGCCCGCCGAACGCAGCCGTCGAGCGGATGATCGCACCCAGGTTACGCGGGTCGGTGATGCCGTCGAGGGCGATGAACAGCGGGTTCTCGCCCCGCGCGATGACCTGGTCGAGCAGCTCCATGGGGTGCGCGTACTCGTACGGTGGCACCTTGATCGCGAGCCCCTGGTGGACGCCGTCGAACCCGGCCATGCGGTCGAGTTCCGGCCGCATCACCTCGAGGACGGGGATGCCGCGGCGGGTGGCGAGACTGAGCGCCTCCTTCACGCGGTCGTCCATCTCGATGCGCGTCGCGACGTACAGCGTGGTGGCCGGGATCTTCGCGCGCAGCGCTTCGAGCACGGAGTTGCGGCCCGTCACGACCTCGGACTCGTCGCTCGACTTCTGCTTGGTGCGGCCGTTCGTCGACGGTCGTCCGTTCTGGCCGGCCGGCTGCTTGGGCTTGCCGGTGCCGCCGGAGGCCGCGTAGCGCTCCTGCGCGGCCTTCCGCTTGCCGGCGGGGTGCCAGGCGCGGTCCTCGGCCTTGGGGGTCGGCCCACGACCTTCGAGCGCCTTGCGGCCGAGGCCACCAGTGCCCTTGGTGGGACCCTTCTTCGCTTTCTTCGGCCCGGTCGGGCGGGAAGGCTTACTTGCCACTGATACTCCAATGTGCTCCGGACGGGGTGTCTTCGATGGTGATCCCGGCCGCGGTGAGTTCGTCGCGGATCCGGTCGGCCGCTGCGAAGTCCTTGGCGACCCTGGCGTCAGCGCGATCGACGAGCAGGCGCTCGACGAGTGCGGACAGGGATCGGTGAGTGATGGGGTCGGTGCCCGACGACCACGACGGGTCGGTCGGGTCGATACCGAGGACGCGGGTCATGTCGAGCACCGCGACACTGCTCTCCCGGGCGACGTCGTGATCGTCGCCGCGGTCGAGGGCGGCGTTGCCCACGCGGACGGCTTCGTGCAGTGCCGCCAGGGCACGAGGGATGTTGAGGTCGTCGTCCATCGCCTCGACGAACGCGGCCGGGAGCGTCGCGCGATCGGGTGCGCGGTCCGCCTCGTCGAGGAGGCCTGCGCGACGAGACCGGTCCAGGAAGCCCTCGATACGACCGAGCGCCGCCTCCGCTTCGGCGAGTGCGCCGTCGTGGAATTCGAGGGTGGAGCGGTACTGCGCAGCACCCAGGTAGTACCGCACGACCAGAGGCCTCGCCTCGGCGAGGAGGTCGGCCGCGTAGACGGAGTTACCGAGCGACTTGGACATCTTCTGTCCGCCGGACACCGCGACCAGGCCGTTGTGCAACCAGTACCGCGCGAACGGGTCGCCGGCCGCACTCGACTGGGCGAGCTCGTTCTCGTGATGGGGGAAGCGCAGGTCGAGTCCGCCGCCGTGGATGTCGAACTCCTCGCCGAGGTACTTCGTCGACATCGCCGAGCACTCGATGTGCCAGCCGGGTCGGCCTTCACCCCAGGGCGACATCCAGCTCGCCGAGCGTGGCTCGCCGGGCTTTGTGCCCTTCCACAGCGCGAAGTCGCGCGGATCGCGCTTCCCGCGGGGATCCGCGTCGGTCGCGGCCTCCATGTGCTCGGCGCTCTGACGCGTCAGCTCGCCGTACCGGCTCCATGATGCGGTGTCGAAGTAGACGTCTCCGGACTCGTCCGGTGCGGGGTACGCGTGCCCGGCGTCGACGAGTCGCTCGATGAGCTCCTGCATCTCCGGGATGCTCGCGGTGGCGCGCGGCTCGTAGCTCGGCGGCAGGATGCCGAGCGCGCGGTAGGCCGCGGTGAACTCCAGTTCGTACCGGTAGGCGAGCGCCCACCATTCCTCCCCGGGCAGGGCGAAGCCGCCCTCGGAACCCGCGGCGGCGTTCGCCAGGATCTTGTCGTCGATGTCGGTGACGTTGCGGACGAGCGTGACGCGCAGCCCTGAGGCGGTCAGCCAGCGTCGGAGTTGGTCGTAGACGAGCGCGCTGCGCAGGTGGCCGATGTGCGGCGAGGACTGCACCGTGGGTCCGCAGACGTACAGCCCCGCCTCGGCTTCGCGGAGCGGCACGAAGTCCCGGAGGGACTGCGTTTTCGAATCGTAGAGTCGGAGGGCCACGAGACCAGACTAGCCGCCGCCGTCGCGGCATGATGGTCGCATGACGACTGGGCCGAACGAGCCGCGCGTTCTCGAGGCGCGCCTCGGCGCGCAGCTCCTCCAGGGAGGGCCGCGGCGGTCTCCGGCCGCGGTCGTGTCCCGACTGCTCGCCGTCCAGGCGCAGGACCTGGCCTCCGGACTGTGGGCGATCGGCGTCCGCTCGCCCGGTTCGACCCTCGCCGAGGTGCTGACCGCCCTCGAGGACGGGTCGGTGGTCCGGTCCTGGCCCATGCGGGGCACGCTCCACCTCGTCGCCGCCGAAGACCTCGGCTGGATCCTCGGCCTGGGCGTCCCCCGGGTCCGTTCGACGATCGCCGCGCGCCACCGCCAACTGGAACTCGACGCCGAGACGTTCTCGCGATCCCGCGACCTCACCGAGGCGATGCTCGGCGGTGGGCGCCGAGCCGGTCGAGACGAGCTGCTGGCCGCCCACACGGCCGCGGGCATCCCGGTCACGGGGCAGCGCGGCTCCCACCTGCTCATGGAGCTCGCCATGCGTGGCGTCGTCTGTTGGGGACCGCCGGCGGGCAAGCAGCAGTCACTCGTCCTCTCCGAGGAGTGGATCCGCTCACCGCGGGTACTCGAACCCGACGAGGCCCTCGGCGAGTTCGTCGTCCGGTACCTCGCTGGCCATGGACCGGCGACCGTCGCCGACCTCACCTGGTGGTCGAAGCTCACGGTCGCCCAGGTCAACCGCGGGCTGAAGATCGCGGGCGACCGGGTCGAGGAGCGCGAGCAGGAGGGTGTGCTGCGTTGGTCGGCCGTCGAGACCGCGTCGGCCCCGCACCCCACCGGGGCGCCGTCGGTCCTGGCCCTGCCCGGATTCGACGAGCTGCTCCTCGGCTACCGGGATCGTGGACTGTCGCTCCCCGCCGAGCACGCGGAGCGCGTCGTCCCAGGGGCGAACGGGATCTTCCTCCCGATGATCACCGTCGACGGTCGGATCGTCGGCACGTGGCGACGACGGATCGGGCCGAAGACCGTGACGATCACGCCGGAGCCGTTCACCCCGCTCGGCCGACGCGTCGAAGCCGGCTTCCGCCGCGCGGTGACCGCCTACGGACGGTTCCTCGGGCTGCCCGTCGAACTCGTCGGCCAGACGACCTCCGATTGACGCGGTGGCCGCGATCGGTCACCGGTGGTCAGCGGCGCTCGATCAACGCCGTCGCCACGGCGGTGACACCCTCGCCACGACCCGTGAAGCCGAGCGAGTCCGTCGTCGTCGCCGCGATGCTGACGGGTCCGCCGACGAGCGCACCCAGCACCGACTCCGCCTCGAGGCGACGGGGCGCGAAGCGAGGGCGGTTCCCGACGAGCTGCACCGCGACGTTCACGACCTCGTACCCGGCGGCGCGCAGTCGCTCGACCGCCGCCTCCAGGAAGACCGAGCCTCGAGCTCCGGCGAAGCGCGGATCGTCGGTGCCGAACATCGAACCGATGTCGCCGAGCCCCGCCGCGGACAGGAGCGCGTCGACGATCGCGTGGGCGACCGCGTCACCGTCGCTGTGACCGGCGAGCGCCCGCTCCCCCGGCCAGGAGAGGCCTGCGAGGTGCAGCTCGCCCGCCTCAGCGAAGGCGTGGACGTCGATACCGATGCCGGTCCGGATCCGGCCGGGCTGCGGCGTCGGTGACGACGACGGTGACGACGACGGCAAACCGGTGTCGGCGCGGTCGGCGAGGGCATCGGCCGCAGCCGGTTCGGTCAGGAGCCGTTCCGCGCGCTGAGCGTCCCACGGCGTCGTGATCTTGAACGCGGCCTCCGAGCCCTCCACCGTCACGACCGGATGGCCGGCGTCAGCGTAGAGGGCCGCGTCGTCGGTCGCGGCGGCGAGCCGTTCCGCGGCGACGCGGAACGCCGCCACCAGGGCGTCCCTCGGGAACGCCTGCGGCGTCTGGACGGCCCGCAGCTCGGCACGGTCGATCGTCCGCTCGACGACGGCGCTCGCGTCCACCTGTTTGATCGTGTCGGTCACCGGGAGCGCGGGCACGACACCCCAGCCGGTGCGCGCCGCGGCCTCGATCACCCGCTCGAACTGTGCCGTCGGCGTGAGCGCACGGGCCGCGTCGTGGACGAGCACGGTGCGGACCCCGGGCCACAGCGCGGCGAGCCCGTTGAGCACCGACTCCTGTCGCGTGCCACCGCCGACGACCACCCTGAGGTGGTCGGAGGCACGCCCGGCCGCCCTCCGCCCGATCGTCTCGGCCTCGCCCACGCGGTCGGCCGGCACGACGAGGACGAGCTGCACCGGCTCGCGGAGCCGGAAGACCGGTGCGAGCGCGTGCTCGAGCACGGTGCTGCCGGCGAGGGACACGAACGCCTTGGGGATCCCGGCACCGAGACGCGTCCCGCTCCCGGCGGCGACGACGATCACCCCGACGGCGGGACCGTCCAGAGAGGTCTCCGCAGCGGCACTCGGTTCGTAGATCGCAGCCATGTGCCGAGCCTACTTCTCCCGTGCGATCCGCGAGCAGCGGGCCGGCTCAGGACGCGAGGACCTCGTCGAGGACGGAGGACGCCTGTTCCTCGTCCGTCTGCTCCGCGAGCGCCAGCTCGGAGACGAGGATCTGCCGCGCCTTCGCGAGCATGCGCTTCTCGCCCGCGGAGAGACCGCGGTCCTGGTCGCGACGCCAGAGGTCGCGGACGACCTCGGACACCTTGATGACGTCTCCCGACGCGAGCTTCTCGAGGTTCGCCTTGTATCGACGGGACCAGTTCGTCGGCTCCTCGGTGAACGGCGCGCGGAGCACGTCGAACACGCGGTCCACACCCTCCTGGCCGATGACGTCGCGTACCCCGACCAGGTCGACGTTCTCGGCCGGGACCTCGATGACGAGGTCTCCCTGGGTGACACGGAGCTTCAGGTAGAGCTTCTCCTCGCCCTTGACGACGCGGGTCTTCACCTCGGTGATGGTCGCGGCACCGTGGTGCGGGTAGACGACGGTCTCGCCAACTTCGAAGATCATGGGTGTCGGTCCCTTCGGCGTCTCCCAGAATACCATAGGACCCCTGGTCAGAGCCGGGTACGGTGCCCGCGGCAGCACCGACAGACAGCGCCTAGATCGGTACTCCGCACCGACCGCGTCCCTGTGCGGGGGTGGGCTAGACTCGAATCCGGATCCCGGGACACCTGTCACTCGTCTGCGCCCGGGGCCACCACATCTTGGAGGGTTCTGTGAAGGCGCGTCTCATCGCTTCCATCGTCGTCGCCGGTGCTGTCGCACTCGGCATGAGCGGGTGCAACCTGATCGCCCCGCAGGCGACCCTGAAGCAGTACGACGCCTCGGACGGCGTCGGTGTCACCGTCGGCTCGGTCGCGGTCCGCAACGCGATCGTCATCTCCGACGACGGCGAGACCGGCAACCTGGTGTTCAGCGTCGCGAACCGCGACGACCGCGCACACACCGTGCTCGTCGAGGTCGAGGGCATCGACGAGCAGTTCCAGGTCCTCGCCGAACCCGGTCTCACGAGCTTCGACGGCACCGGGGCGAACGACCCCCTGCGCATCGAGTCGCTCGGTGTGCAGCCGGGCGCGATCCTCGACGTCTTCTTCCAGTACGGCGAGGAGACCGGCGCCACTGCGAGCGTCCCGGTCCTCACCGGCGAGCTGCTCGAGTATTCGACGCTCGTCCCCACGCCGCAGCCGACCGAGGAGCCGACGGTGGAGCCGACCGACATCCCGACCCCGCTCGCGACGCCCACGACGGAGCCGACCGAATAGTCGAGCGACGATCACCGCTGGCACGACCGAACGCCCCGCCTCTCCTGAGAGGCGGGGCGTTCGTCGGTGTTGCCGGACGACGCGGTCAGGCCTCGAACCGGTAGCCGAGTCCGCGGACGGTGACGAGCATCACCGGCTCCGACGGGTTCGCCTCGATGCGCGAACGGATGCGCTTGATGTGGACGTCGAGCGTCTTGGTGTCGCCGTAGTAGTCACTCCCCCACACGCGGTCGATCAGCTGTCCGCGGGTGAGCACGCGCCCGGCGTTCCGCAGCAGCAGCTCGAGCAGCTCGTACTCCTTGAGCGGCATGGGGATCGGTGCACCGTTGACCTCGACGACATGGCGCTCGGTGTCCATCCGGACCGTGCCGGCCTCGAGCAGCACCTCCTCCTGGGCCTGGTCCGCATCGACACGGCGGCGCAGGACCGCACGGATCCGTGCGAGCAGCTCGCGGGTGGAGTACGGCTTCGTGACGTAGTCGTCGGCTCCCAGTTCGAGACCCACGACGATGTCGACCTCGGAGTCCTTCGCGGTCAGCATGATGATCGGCGTGCTCGACACCGCGCGGATCTGCCGGCAGACCTCCGTGCCCGGAATGCCGGGCAGCATGAGGTCGAGCAGTACGAGATCGGCGCCGCGAGCGGTGAACGACTGGACCGCCGACGGACCGTCCTCGGCCACCTCGACCTCGTAGCCCTCCCGCTCGAGCAGATAGCTCAACGGTTCACTCAACGATGCTTCGTCTTCGACGAGCAGGATGCGGGTCACAGGGTACTCCTTGCCGTGCCGGTGGAGAGATCCTCCGGCGGGGTCGTTGCTCTGGGCAGGCGGATGGTGAAAGTCGAACCGCGGCCGAGTTGCGACCAGACCTTGACCTCCCCGCCATGGTTGTGGACGGTGTGCTTGACGATACTCAGCCCGAGGCCGGTGCCGCCGGTGTGCCGGGACCGAGCCTGGTCGACGCGGAAGAACCGTTCGAACACGCGGTCGCGGTCCTCCTCGGCGATCCCGACCCCCTGATCGGTGACGGCGATCTCGACGACGTCGTCGACCGCGCGGACCCCGACCCCCACCTGGGCGCCGGTCGGCGAGTAGTGGATCGCGTTCGAGATGAGGTTGTGCACGGCGACGACGAGCATCGCCTCGTCGCCGTAGACCTCGAGGTTCTTGCCCCCGCGGACCGACAGGCCGACGCCAGTGGCGTCCGCCGGGACGCGGTTCTGGTCGACCGCGGCGGCGATCACGCGGTCGAGCCGCACGAGCTCCGGCTGATGGAGCGCGTCGGCCGCCTGCAGCCGGGACAGGTCGATGATCTCCGCCGTCATCCGCGTGAGTCGATGGGACTCGGTCGCGAGTCGGCTGGCGAACCGCTTGACCCGTTCCGGGTCGTCGGCCGCGGTGTCGAGCGCCTCGGAGAGGAGGCCGATGGCACCGATCGGCGTCTTCAGCTCGTGGCTGATGTTCGCGATGAAGTCCCGACGGACCTCGTCCAGGCGGCGCGCCTCGGTGTGGTCTTCGGCGAGCAACAGGATGAAGCGGGAGCCGAGCGGCGCAGCGCGCACCCGGAGGTGTCTCGTCGCCTCACCGAACCGGCCGAGGGCCAGTTCCAGGTCGCTCGTCACGGCGTCTCCGGTGCGGCGGACCTCGAGCGCGAGGTCGATGAGTTCCTGATTGTCAAGCACGCGGTCGCGGACCAGGCCGAGCGCGAAGGCTCCAGGCGACGCCTTGAGCACGTTGTTCGACGGGTCGACGACGATACCGGCGCTGTCGAGGGCCTCGAGCACCTGGTCGACCCCATCCGGCACGACCGGGTTCACGACCGTCGCAGCGCGCTCGCCACGGCGGAGGGCGAGGGTGATGAGGGCGACGAAACCGCCCCCGACGATGAGGCCGAGTGCCAACGCGATCAGCACCAACCACATGGTGTCCATGGGTACTACGTTACTCAGTCCGCTGGAGGCCGAACTCGCGAATACCCCGCCACTTCGACGACTGTTCACGCGCGGGGCCCCAACTGTTAACCTTGGTTCGGCATCATCGGCGGAGCGGGCATCTGCCTGCCCACCGCCAGGTCACGGAAGGACGGCACCCAGAGCCATGCGCGAGGTATTCCAGCAGTCACTGCGAGAGGTCCAGGATCGCCTGGTCGAGATCGCCGAGCTCGTCACGATCTCCATCGAGAAGGCGACGCAGTCCTTCGGCAACTCGGACGTCGCCGTGGCCGAAGAGGTCATCGCCAACGACAACCGCATCGACCAGCTCGCCATCGAACTCGACGAACTCGCGATCGACATCCTCGCCCGCCAGCAGCCGGTGGCCCGCGACCTGCGCATCGTCGTCAGTGCCCTGCGGATCAGCGCCTCGCTCGAGCGGATGGGCGACATGGCCGAGCACATCGCCCAGCTGTCGCGCTACCGCTTCCCCGACAAGGCCGTCCCGAAGGGGCTGCGCACGACGTTCGCCGAGATGGGCCGCCTCGACGTGTCCATCGCGCGCAAGCTCACCGAACTGCTCCGCACGCAGGACCCCCGCATCGCGGACGAGATCCGGAACGACGACGACGACGTGGACGAACTCCACGCGAGCGTCTTCGAGAAGGTGCTCGGCGACACGTGGAAGGGTGAGCCGGTCGCGACCGTCGACGCCACCCTCGCTTCGCGGTACCACGAGCGCTTCGCCGACCACGCAGTGTCCATCGCCAAGAAGGTGCAGTACCTGGCCACCGGCGACTGGATCCCCGAGACCACGACGCCGGTCCACCACTGAGCGACGTCCACCGGACACCCCGACGAGCGGTGTCGACCCGGATCCGGGTCGGCACCGCTCGTCCGTTGTCGCGGGACTAGCCGATCTGACGGCGACGGACGATCGCGCCGCCGGCCAGGAGCAGCAGACCCAGGACGGTCGCCAGTCCGGCGAGCGGCAGGAGTCCGGCCGCAGCGCTTCCGGTGTCGGCCAGGGCCGGCTCAGTCGAGCGCGGCGCCGAAGCCGTCACACCCGAGCCGGACTGCGACGGCGTGGCGGCACTGACGACGACGGTCGTCGGGCTGCTCGGCGTACCGGGGACCACCGGGATGGTGGGGTCCGTCGGGTCGGTCGGGTCCGTCGGGTCGGTCGGGTCGGTCGGATCGGTCGGATCGGTCGGATCGGTCGGGTCGGTCGGGTCGGTCGGGTCGGTGACCCCGGGGCCACCGGTCTCGCTGTCACCGATCACCGCGATGGCGTTGCCGCCCACCGTGACGGGCAGGCCCAGATCCAGGATCACCTGGTTCCCACCGGCGACGCTGCCGTCGCCGACCGTCGTGGACGTCCCGTTCCCGGACGTGGCCGGGGTCGTGGTCGCTCCGCCCGTCGACTCGGCGTCACCGATCACGCTGACGGCATTGTCGACCAGCGAGACGGGGAGCTCGACGTCTCCGATGATCTGATTCCCACCGGCGACACTGTCGTCACCGGTCGTCGTCGACGACCCCGCCGGAGCAACCGCTCCACCGGGAGCAGCCGCAGGCTGACCCGCCTGCTCACTGCTCGAGTCGCCGATCACGGAGATGGCGTTCCCACCGACCGTCACCGGTACGGTCACCACGGGCGACACCTGGTTCCCACCGGCGACACTGTCGTCACCGGTCGTCGTCGACGACCCCGCCGGAGCGACCGCTCCACCGGGAGCAGCCGCAGGCTGACCCGCCTGCTCACTGCTCGAGTCGCCGATCACCGAGATGGCGTTCCCACCGACCGTCACCGGTACGGTGACGGGCAGCTGGACCTGGTTCCCACCGGCGACGCTGTCGTCACCGGTCGTGGCCTGACCACCCGTGGGAGCCGTGGTCGACTCCCCGGCCGGCGCAGCCGCACCGCTCGACTGCTCGGCGTCGCCGATGATCGAGATGGCGTTGTCCTCGACCGTCACCGGGATGGTGACGGGCAGCTGGACCTGGTTGCCGCCGGCGATGCTGTCGTCACCACTGGTGCTGGTGGCTTCCGGCTCCGGGGCGGGAACCGGTGCCGGGTCAGGTGCCGGTGCCGGGTCAGGTGCCGGTGCCGGGTCAGGTGCCGGTGCCGGGTCAGGTGCCGGTGCCGGGTCAGGTGCCGGTGCCGGGTCCGCTGGCGCGGGCTCCGGCACGCTGGTCGCCGACGAGTCGCCGATGACGGTCACCGCGGTGTCGACGATCTCGACCGGCGCTTCGAGGACCACGTCGACGAGGTTCCCGCCGAGGATGCTGTCCTCACCCGAGGTGTCGGCGTTGGCCGCCGTGGCTCCGAGGAACGTGAGTCCCGCGACGAACAGGCCGCAATAGAGGCCTTTCTTGACATACGAATTCATGATTCCTGCTCCTTGCAGAATGACTGGTGTGCTCCCGGTGCCGGGAGACTTCGGACTGTCGAACCACCCGATGGGTGGGCCTCCGCCGTCAAGGGCGGAGTCGTCCGTCGTCAGTCAGGAGCAGTGTCTGCAGGGAAGGTGGGGGAGGCTGGTAGGTCGTCGTCTCGAGCGATGGCGCGTCGATCCACACCGGGTGCGGGGATCGCGACCTCGGCGGACTGCTCACCGCTGACCGGGCCGTTGGCCGCCGCGCCCGAGCCGGACGAGCTGGACCCGCTCGGCGAGACCGCCCAGTGATCGTCAGCGGCCGGCAGCGCCGGCAGACCGCCGGGTGTCGCGGGAAGCGTGGTGGTGCTCGGCGCGACGGCGTCGGTCGAGGGGTGGACGGAGGCACGCTCGCGATCCGTACCGGCGTCCGAGGAGACGAGGTCTCCGAGCGGTGCGGATGGCGGCCCGAACACCGGAGCCGGAGCGCTCGTCGGCGCTGGAGCGGTCGGCGTGTCGCCGGCCTGCTCGGGCGCGGGCCCCACCGGGGCCGGGCTCGACGGGACTGGAACGGTGGGTACGACGACGGGAGCACTGGGAACCGGGACGGCCGCGACCACGTCGCCGAGTCCATCGACGGTGTCCTCGACCGTCTGCACGACCGGTTCGACGATCGTCGCCACCGGCTCCGGGCCAACGGTCTCCTCGACCACCGTGTTCACGACCGGGACAGCCGCCACCGTGTCGTCGACGACGTCCACCACGGGCTCGACGACAGTGGTGTCCACGACGTCGACCACCGCTGCGACGGCGTCGATCGGTCGATCGAGCGAGTCCACGACCTCGGTGACCGCTCCGAGGAGTGACGGGTCCGCACCGTCGTCGGCGTGTGCGGACGACGGAGTCCCGAAGAGGGCGACGGCCGTGAACGCCGCAGCGGCGAACCCGCCGAGGGCGAGGGCGCGCCACAGGGGGAAACGGGTGCCGTCGGTCGACTGCTCCATGCGTATCCCCCCAATCGGGTTACAGTGCAGTCACTGTACGCCCAACTCGGAACGCGTTCAAGCCCTTTTTCGCGCAAGGGAAAACCCCGGCCAGAGGCGCATTCACCGCAGATGCGGTTGAGTCGTCCTCGTGGCCGGGGCGCTGGTTTGGTGGGGTTTCCGCTACTTCTTGCCCTGCGCTGCGACGGCCGCGGCACCGGCGGCGGCGGCCTCCGGGTCGAGGTAGCGGGCCGGTGCGATCGGACGGAAGTCCGCGTCGAGCTCATAGACGAGCGGGATGCCGGTCGGGATGTTCAGCTCCGCGATCTCGTCGTCCGAGATGTCGTCGAGGTGCTTGACGAGGGCGCGGAGCGAGTTCCCGTGCGCCGTGACGAGCACCGTCTTGCCGGCGGCGAGGTCGACCGTGATGTCGGACTCCCAGTACGGCAGCATGCGGTCGATGACGTCCTTCAGGCATTCGGTGCGCGGCAGCTCGCCGTCGATGCCGACGTACCGCGGGTCGTCCGCCTGCGACCACTGGTCGTCGTCCGCGATCGGCGGCGGCGGGACGTCGAAGGACCGACGCCAGGTCTGGAACTGCTCCGGACCGTACTCGGCGAGCGTCTGCGCCTTGTCCTTGCCCTGCAGTGCGCCGTAGTGACGTTCGTTGAGACGCCAGCTGCGCTTCACCGGGATCCACATGCGGTCGGCGGTCTCGAGGGCCAGGTTGGCCGTCTGGATCGCGCGGGAGAGGACCGAGGTGTAGAGCACATCGGGGGTGATGCCGGAGTCGGCGAGCAGCTCACCCGCGCGCTTGGCCTCGGTGACACCGAGTTCGCTGAGTCGGACGTCGACCCAACCGGTGAACAGGTTCTTCTGATTCCAGTCGCTGTTGCCGTGGCGCAGCAGGACGAGGGTGTAAGTCTCAGGCATGCCTCCAGCATACCGACGGCGCGTGGCCGCGAGGTGGACCCGGAGGTCTCGTCGGTGAGGGAGAATAGGCCCATGCCCGTCGGATCGATCACTCGCGGGACGACGAACACGAACCGACTCCGTCGGGTGGACCGCTGGATCTCGACCCTCCCCGCGCTCAGACGGACGACGAACCCCCTGGTGGTGGACCTCGGCTACGGCGCGAGCGGGATCACGACCCTGGAGTTGCACGAACGGCTCCTCGCCGTCCGACCCGAGCTGCGGGTCATCGGTCTCGAGATCGAGCCGGGCCGCGTCCGCACCGCCGATGCGCAACTGCGACTGGTCCGCGACGGTGCGACCCGCTTCTCCCCCGCCGCTCGGGTGTCCTTCGCGCTCGGCGGCTTCGAGGTCCCGACCGGTGAGGACCGCCCGGTCGTCATCCGCGCGTTCAACGTGCTCCGCCAGTACGACGAGTCGGAGGTGGCGGACGCCTGGCACCTGATGGCGAAGCGACTCCAGCCGGGCGGGACACTCGTCGAGGGGACGTGTGACGAGATCGGACGCGTGTCCAGCTGGGTCGCCGTCGACGACCAGGGTCACCCGGAGTCGTTCTCGATCAGTCTGCGGCTGGCCGACCTGGAGCTCCCGTCCATCGTGGCGGAACGGCTGCCGAAGGCGCTGATCCACCGCAACGTCCCCGGGGAACGGATCCACGCACTCATGACGGACCTCGACCGTGCCTGGCGCGTGCACGCACCCCTGGCGGTCTACGGTCCCGTGCAGCGCTGGTTGGCGACCGTCGGCACGCTCGTCGACACCGGGTGGCCCGTGACGGCGGGGCGCTCCCGCTGGCGTCTCGGTGAGCTGACGCTGCCGTGGTCGGCCGTCGCCCCCGCTCCGACGCCGGTCGCCTGAGCAGCGTCTCGCGTCGCGGATCAGACCGGGGGAAGCTTCGCCTGGGCGTCCGCCGTCGGCAATTCGGTCGCCGTGAGCAGATCGACGAGGTACGGACGGAGGACGAGGACGAGCGCCTGCTCCGACACCGAGGCCTCCGGCAACACGGCGACCGGGTCGAGGTGCTTGGCGATCTCGAGGAGAGACTGCCTCGCGACCGGCTGCTGCGCGATGTCCCCGATCGACTGCGACAGGATGCCGAGCGCGACGGAGGTGCGAGCGAGCAGGTCCGCGAGCTCGGGCCGGCTCGTGGCATCGCGAGACACGTAGTCGATGCGCCGGGCGATCACCCGGAGGTTGCGGGTCGCGAGGTCCATGCCGTCGAGCATGGTCCGCTGTCGCTCGAGGTCGAAGACGGCCTTCCTGAGGAACGGGGAGATGCGCGCGATGGCGAGCCCCGAGTCGAGGGTGCCGCGCCACGCGTCCAGTGCCGGCTGGGTGGCCCTCGCCCGGGCGAGCGCACGGTCCGCCTGCTCCAGATCGCCGAGGCGGAGGGCCGCCACGAGGGATGCCAGCGTCCGGACGTGTTCGTCGATGAGCCGCTGGCCGTCCCGGCGAGCGCTCCGGCGCGGGTCGCGCGGGATGAGTGCCGTCGCGAGGAGGGCGAAGACCCCGCCGATCAATCCGTCGAGCGTCCGGACGAACGGTCCGCCGTCGGGGACGGGCAGGAGCATGACGAGGACGGACTGCACCGCCGCCGCGATCGCGAACGATGCCGCCGGCGACAGGAACCGGGCGACGAGCAGCGTGAGCACGAGCGCGACCGCGAGTTGCCACGTGCCCTGGCCGAAGCCGAGGAGCAGGATCTCGGCCAGCGCGATCCCGACGCTCATCCCCACGGCCGTCTCGAGGA is part of the Plantibacter sp. Leaf314 genome and encodes:
- a CDS encoding aromatic acid exporter family protein, coding for MRQNASEEQPGRDRWTAALLRRIALGDAWHRLVASVPAVLQVSLTAIAAYAFSHYVLGHAVPLLALTVTISSLGFVRDARPIRVLETAVGMSVGIALAEILLLGFGQGTWQLAVALVLTLLVARFLSPAASFAIAAAVQSVLVMLLPVPDGGPFVRTLDGLIGGVFALLATALIPRDPRRSARRDGQRLIDEHVRTLASLVAALRLGDLEQADRALARARATQPALDAWRGTLDSGLAIARISPFLRKAVFDLERQRTMLDGMDLATRNLRVIARRIDYVSRDATSRPELADLLARTSVALGILSQSIGDIAQQPVARQSLLEIAKHLDPVAVLPEASVSEQALVLVLRPYLVDLLTATELPTADAQAKLPPV